The Agarilytica rhodophyticola genome has a window encoding:
- a CDS encoding ClpXP protease specificity-enhancing factor has protein sequence MAMTSSRPYMIRALYEWIVDNDFTPHIVVNARLEGTEVPQQYVNKDGQIVLNIAPRAVSTLDLGNKAVSFNARFGGIPTDLYVPCHAILGIYARENGQGMMFDFEAPPEPDPDPEPKTNVKKETPDRRPSLRVVK, from the coding sequence TTGGCAATGACATCTAGCCGTCCTTATATGATTCGTGCTCTCTACGAATGGATCGTTGATAACGATTTTACACCTCATATCGTTGTTAACGCTCGTTTGGAGGGTACTGAAGTGCCTCAGCAGTATGTGAATAAGGATGGTCAGATTGTTCTTAATATCGCCCCCAGGGCAGTTAGTACCTTAGACCTTGGTAACAAGGCTGTATCCTTTAATGCCCGCTTTGGTGGAATTCCCACCGATCTTTATGTTCCCTGCCACGCTATTTTGGGTATCTATGCTAGAGAAAATGGCCAGGGTATGATGTTTGATTTTGAAGCTCCTCCTGAGCCTGATCCCGATCCTGAGCCCAAAACGAATGTGAAAAAAGAGACGCCAGATCGCAGACCTTCTCTGCGGGTAGTTAAATAG
- a CDS encoding Yip1 family protein, with protein MALLDHTIGILINPDNEWKLIREQKDSFRQVFLTHVPFLALIPVLAAFYGVTQVGWSVGDGDPVRLSVNSAISLCALTYVALVAGVFILGEFINWMSHTYGVQGPEERVHYDGTALAVFITTPLFLVGIFLAYPVLWLNTIAMVVAGCYSVYLIYEGIPILMNIDKDRAFMYASSVITVGLVLMVTAMIGTILIWGMGLEPEFID; from the coding sequence ATGGCGCTGTTAGATCACACTATTGGTATATTGATCAATCCAGATAACGAATGGAAACTCATTCGTGAACAAAAAGATTCTTTCAGACAAGTATTCTTAACGCATGTACCATTTTTGGCGCTTATACCCGTACTTGCAGCTTTCTATGGTGTCACTCAGGTTGGCTGGTCTGTAGGCGATGGTGATCCGGTGCGTCTATCAGTCAATAGTGCCATTTCCCTCTGTGCGCTCACCTATGTTGCATTAGTTGCAGGAGTGTTTATTTTAGGAGAATTTATTAATTGGATGTCACATACATATGGCGTCCAAGGGCCTGAAGAAAGAGTTCACTATGATGGCACAGCGTTAGCCGTATTTATAACTACGCCTCTATTTTTAGTGGGTATTTTTCTTGCCTACCCTGTACTGTGGCTAAACACTATTGCGATGGTTGTTGCTGGTTGTTACTCGGTCTATCTTATTTATGAAGGCATTCCTATTCTTATGAATATCGATAAGGATCGCGCCTTTATGTATGCCTCTTCTGTTATTACTGTTGGTCTTGTACTTATGGTAACGGCAATGATCGGAACCATATTAATCTGGGGGATGGGGCTAGAGCCTGAGTTCATTGACTGA
- a CDS encoding glutathione S-transferase N-terminal domain-containing protein yields MGVVAKRSSMTYFSDSRDHYSHRVRIVLAEKGVSVDVVDVDPSDIPMELSEINPYNSLPTLLDRELALYNTAAMMEYLDERFPHPPLLPVYPVARAESRQFIYRIERDWCPLVKTILEGKNRDLVAKAQKDLKDSLAAIAPIFSEKPFFMSDEFTLVDCCLAPILWRLGSFGIELPRTRQVMPLLDYMERMFQRSSFQESLTESEREMRSL; encoded by the coding sequence ATGGGAGTTGTAGCCAAACGCTCATCCATGACGTATTTTTCGGACAGTCGCGATCACTATAGCCATCGAGTCCGAATTGTACTGGCTGAAAAAGGGGTCTCAGTCGATGTTGTGGACGTAGATCCTAGTGATATACCAATGGAGCTAAGTGAGATAAATCCTTATAACTCACTGCCCACATTGCTCGATAGAGAGCTAGCTCTATACAATACAGCTGCCATGATGGAATACTTGGATGAACGTTTTCCTCATCCGCCTCTACTTCCTGTTTACCCTGTAGCAAGAGCAGAAAGTCGCCAGTTTATTTATCGAATTGAGCGTGATTGGTGTCCACTCGTTAAAACTATCCTCGAGGGTAAAAACCGCGATTTAGTGGCTAAAGCGCAAAAAGACTTGAAAGATAGTCTTGCTGCTATAGCACCGATCTTCTCTGAAAAACCTTTTTTCATGAGTGATGAGTTCACGTTGGTTGACTGTTGTCTAGCGCCCATCCTTTGGCGTCTAGGTAGTTTCGGTATAGAATTACCGCGTACGCGTCAGGTTATGCCCTTATTGGACTATATGGAAAGAATGTTTCAGCGTTCATCCTTCCAAGAGAGCTTGACCGAAAGTGAACGAGAAATGCGGTCGCTTTAA